CCCCTGCCGGGCTCTCTCGATCAGGACCAGGCCGCCAACGCCAGAACCCTCGGAGATATCGGCGGCGCCATCGTTTGCCCACAAACGGAATTCACCCCTGAACGCCTGGCGAGCGAGATACGCTCCATCTTTCAAGAGCCTGAACGCTTGACCAAAGCCGCCGCCGCCGCACATAGCGCCAGCATCACGGACGCGGCCGAGCGTCTGGCCCATGCTGTCCTCAACCTGATTCATCTCAACAAGAACGGAACGTCTTCATGAAACTGCCGCCGAAGCTAGGCCCCATTCATTTCATCGGTATCGGCGGCATCGGCATGTCGGGCATCGCCGAGGTCATGCACAATCTGGGCTACACGGTTCAGGGTTCCGACGCGGCCGACAACTACAACGTGAAACGCTTGGCCGACAAGGGAATCAAGACTTTCATCGGCCACAAGGCCGAGAACGTGGACGATGCCGAGATCGTCGTGGTTTCCACCGCGATCAAGCGCGACAACCCGGAACTCGTCGTCGCCCGCGAAAAGCGCCTGCCGGTCGTTCGCCGCGCGGAAATGCTCGCCGAGCTCATGCGCTTCAAGTCCTGCGTCGCGGTGGCCGGAACCCATGGCAAGACCACCACGACTTCGCTCGTCGCGACGCTTCTCGATGCGGGCGGCCTCGATCCGACGGTCATCAACGGCGGCATCATCAACGCCTACGGCACCAATGCCCGCATGGGCGACGGCCAGTGGATGGTGGTCGAGGCGGACGAATCGGACGGCACCTTCCTGAAGCTCCCGGCCGATGTCGCCATCGTGACCAATATCGACGCCGAGCATCTCGATCATTTCGGCACCTATGACGCGATCAAGGACGCCTTTCGCTCCTTCATCGATTCGATCCCCTTCTACGGTTTCGCCGTGATGTGCATCGACCATCCGACCGTGCAGGATCTGGTCGGCCGCATCGAGGATCGCCGCATCATCACCTATGGCGAGAACCCGCAGGCGGACGTGCGCCTGATGGACGTGGATTCGCGTGGCGGCCAGAACCACTTCCGTGTGATGATCCGCGATCGCCGCCCCGGATTCCGCCTCGAGCTCGAAGACCTGGTTCTGCCGATGCCCGGCGCCCACAACGCGCTCAACGCCACTGCGGCCATTGCCGTCGCGCATGAACTCGGCGTCTCGCCGGAGGCGATCCGCAAGGCACTTGCAGGGTTCGGCGGCGTGAAGCGCCGCTTCACCCGCACCGGTGAATGGAACGGCGTTACCGTGTTCGATGATTACGGCCACCATCCCATCGAGATCGCGGCGGTGCTGAAAGCCGCTCGGGCATCGACAGAAGGCCAGGTGATCGCCGTGGTGCAGCCGCACCGCTATTCGCGCCTGTCGTCGCTGTTCGATCAGTTCTGCACCTGCTTCAACGATGCGGATTCCGTCATCGTCGCGCCGGTCTATGCGGCGGGCGAGCAGCCGATTCCGGGAGCCGACCGCGATGGGCTCGTCTCCGGCCTGAAGGCACGCGGCCATCGCAACGCGATGGCGCTCGAAAAGACGGAGGATCTCGCCGGTCTCATCAAAGGCATTGCGAAACCGGGGGATTACGTCCTCTGCCTCGGCGCCGGCAACATCACCCAATGGGCCTATGCGCTCCCGGGCGAACTCGAAGCGCTCGGCGAGAAGGCCGCTTGATGTTTGCCGACATCACTCCCGACCTGAAGGCGGCGATGCCGGAGCTGCGCGGCAGGTTGGAGGCCAATGCGCCGACCGCGCCACTTTCCTGGTTCCGTACCGGCGGTCCGGCCCAGGTCCTGTTCACGCCTGCAGATGAGGATGACCTCGCTTACTTCCTGCAGCGCCTCGACAGTCAGGTGCCGGTGCTCGTCGTGGGCCTCGGCTCCAATATGCTCATCCGTGATGGAGGATGGGAAGGAGTTGTCATCCGCCTCGGGAAGGGGTTCGCTGAGGTGACGGTAGAGGCCGATTGCCGTATTCGCGCCGGTGCTGCCGCTCCGGATGTCAAAGTTGCTCGCGCAGCGGCCGAAGCGGGGATTGCAGGCCTCTCGTTCCTGCGCGGCATTCCCGGCACGATCGGCGGGGCGCTGCGTATGAACGGCGGCGCTTACGGTGGAGAAGTCAGGGATTGTCTCCATTATGCGAGTGCTCTGACGCGGACGGGCGAAGCGATCGCTTTTCTTAACGAGCAGATGGGCTTCACCTATCGTCACTCGAAAGTGCCGGACGATGTAATCTTCACCGAAGCTGTGTTCAAGGGCCGCCCCGGGAACCCGGACGACATCCTGGCCGAGATGAATGCGATCACCGAGGCACGTTCTTCCACGCAGCCCGTCAATACGCGCACGGGCGGTTCGACCTTCAAGAACCCTCCCGGCCGGAAGGCCTGGGAGCTGGTCGACGCCGCCGGATGCCGCGGCCTGCGCATCGGTGACGCGCAGGTCTCCGAGATGCATTGCAACTTCCTGATCAACCATGGCTCGGCATCGGCGGCCGACATCGAGAACCTCGGAGAGGAGGTCCGCCGCCGGGTCCGCGACATGTCGGGCGTGGAGCTCGAATGGGAGATCAAGCGAGTCGGCCTCGGCCGGGCGTAAAACCGAATCACTTTGTTAACGCTCGGCTGGTTCACTGAAGCGGCTGCAGGCGAAGGAGCATGTCATGGCCAAGCACGTTGCCGTTCTCTATGGCGGCTGGTCCGCGGAACGCGAGGTGAGCCTCGCCACCGGTCGAGCCTGCTGCAAGGCCCTGGAGGGGCAAGGCTACAGGGTCACCCCCATCGACGTGCAGCCGGACATCGCGACCGTCCTTCAGGCCACGGCCCCGGATGTGGTGTTCAATGCGCTCCACGGCCGCGTCGGGGAGGACGGCACCATCCAGGGCCTCCTGGAAATTCTGAGAATTCCCTATACCCATTCGGGCGTCCTCGCCTCGGCGCTTGCGATGCAGAAGGACAAGGCCAAGGTCATCATGGCGGCCGCCGGCGTGCCGGTGCCCAAAGGAATAGTTGTTAACAGATTGGAAGCGGCCAAAAACCACGTGCTGCCGGCTCCCTATGTGATCAAGCCGGTGAGCGAGGGCTCCTCCGTGGGGGTCATCATCGTCCGGGAGGACCGCTCCCATCCGCCTCAGGAACTGCACAGGGAAGACTGGGCTTTCGGCGAAAAAGTCCTTGTGGAATCGTATGTTGCGGGTCGTGAGCTCACCTGCGCGGTCATGGGCGACTGGCCGCTCGGGGTGATCGATATCCGCCCCGCGACCGGCGTCTTCTACGACTATGACGCAAAGTATGTGAAGGGCGGGTCCATTCACGTGCTGCCGGCAGAAATTAAACCGAATATTTACCAAAAGGTCCAAGAGTTGGCGTTAACGGCGCATCAAGCGCTCGGCTGCAGGGGAATCAGCCGCGCCGACTTGCGGTACGACGACACCCCCGGTGGAACCGGGGAACTCGTGGTCCTGGAGGTCAACACGCAACCCGGCATGACCGAGACGAGCTTGGTGCCAGAAATCGCAGCCCATGCGGGCTACACTTTTGGCGAGCTTGTGCAATGGATGGTGGAGGACGCTACCTGCAATCGATGACGGCCTATCCGGCCGGCGTTGTTGCGACGCGCGCTGCCTCCAGCAGGCAGCCTTCTCGAATCAAGAAAATCTTCGGCTCTTCGCAGAGCGTCCGGCGTCGACGCGCGGGCGCTCCGCTCGAGAAACGGATTCCCCGCTTCCTGGGGACCTGGCTGACGCTCGGCTTTCTTTCGGGGGTCGTGACCCTCGGTCTCTGGCAGGGCGGTCACCTCGACACCTTCATCCGCGAGCACGGCCAGCCGCATCATGCACTGGCGCGCGCGCTCGGTCTCGGCCTCGAGAGCATTACGATTTCCGGGATTTCCCAGATGCGCGAGACCGAGGTTCTGGCGGCTGGGGGCTTGAACTCCAAGCTGGCGCTGGTCTTTCTCGACGTGAACGAGCTGCGCGAGCGCCTCGAGCGCGTTCCGATGATCGAGAGCGCCACGGTCCGCAAGCTTTATCCGAACGAGCTCGTGATCTCGCTCACCGAGCGCCAGCCCTATGCCATCTGGCAGAACAACGGCGAACTCTTCGTCATTGCGGCCGACGGCACGGTCATCGACCTGATGCAGGACGAGCGCTTCGTTAACCTGCCTTTCGTCGTGGGCGAGGGCGCCAATGCGCGCAGCAAGGAATATTTCGCGCTGCTCGATGCGGCCGGCCCGCTGAAGGAACGGATTCGCGCCGGGACGCTCGTCGCAGGGCGGCGCTGGACGCTGAAGATGGACAACGGCATGGACGTGCGCCTGCCCGAGAAGGGGGCTGCCAATGCGCTGGCCCGTCTCGTGAAGCTCGAGAACGAGCAGAAGATTTTGGAAAAGGACGTGCTTGCGATCGATCTGCGCATGGCAGATCGCGTCGTCGTCCGTCTCACGGAGGAGGCGGCTCTGGCCCGCGCCGAGTCGCTGAAGAAGAAACCAATGCGCGGCAAGGGGGTCGATACATGAGTCTCTCGGGTCACGGGCTGACGCCGCGCCTCAAGCCTTTGTCCGCGCGCAAGAGCGCCATCCTCTCGGTCCTCGACATCGGAACGAGCAAGGTGGTCTGCGTCGTGGCGGAGCTGAAGCCGGCCGACGAGGTCGAGTCGCTGCGCAGCCGCACCCATGTGGCGCGCATCCTCGGCATCGGCCATCAGCGCTCCGCCGGCTTGAAGGGCGGCGTCGTCGTTGATTTGGAAGCGGCCGAAACATCCATTCGCCAGGCCGTCCACGCGGCGGAGCGGATGGCGAAGGTGGAAATTCAGTCGGTGATCGTGAATCTCACCGGCGGCCGCCTCGCCTCGGAGCATTTCGAGGCGCATGTTCCGGTGCGCGGCGCCGTCAACGATGGCGACGTTCATCGCGTGCTCGATGCGGCATCGTCTTACGATCTGCGTCGCGGCCGGGCGATTCTCCATGCGCTGCCGACGGGCTTCTCGCTCGATGCGCAGAACCATATCGTCGATCCCGCCGGCATGATCGGCGAACAGCTCGGCGTCGATCTTCACGTTGTGACCACGGAAGCCGCTGCCGCGCGCAACCTGATGCTGGCGGTCGAGCGGTGCCATCTCGGGGTCGAGGCGGTGATCTCCTCCCCTTACGCCTCGGGTCTCTCGGCCCTTGTGGACGACGAAGCCGATATGGGCTGCGCCGTCGTCGACATGGGTGCGGGCACCACGAGCGTCGGCATTTTTTCCAACGGGCATCTCGTGCACACGGATGCCATCGCGGTCGGCGGTCATCACGTGACCATGGATATCGCGCGCGGTCTCACGACCCGCGTCTCCGCCGCCGAGCGCCTCAAGACCCTCTACGGATCCGCGATCACTTCGAGCGCGGATGACCGGGACATGATCGCGGTGCCGCAGGTCGATGAGGACGAACGGGACGTTCCGAATCATCTGCCGAAGTCGCACCTCGTTCGCATCATCAAGCCACGGGTCGAGGAAATCCTCGAACTCGTGCGCGACCGCCTGAAGAGCGCGGGCTTCGC
This window of the Microvirga sp. TS319 genome carries:
- the murC gene encoding UDP-N-acetylmuramate--L-alanine ligase, translated to MKLPPKLGPIHFIGIGGIGMSGIAEVMHNLGYTVQGSDAADNYNVKRLADKGIKTFIGHKAENVDDAEIVVVSTAIKRDNPELVVAREKRLPVVRRAEMLAELMRFKSCVAVAGTHGKTTTTSLVATLLDAGGLDPTVINGGIINAYGTNARMGDGQWMVVEADESDGTFLKLPADVAIVTNIDAEHLDHFGTYDAIKDAFRSFIDSIPFYGFAVMCIDHPTVQDLVGRIEDRRIITYGENPQADVRLMDVDSRGGQNHFRVMIRDRRPGFRLELEDLVLPMPGAHNALNATAAIAVAHELGVSPEAIRKALAGFGGVKRRFTRTGEWNGVTVFDDYGHHPIEIAAVLKAARASTEGQVIAVVQPHRYSRLSSLFDQFCTCFNDADSVIVAPVYAAGEQPIPGADRDGLVSGLKARGHRNAMALEKTEDLAGLIKGIAKPGDYVLCLGAGNITQWAYALPGELEALGEKAA
- the murB gene encoding UDP-N-acetylmuramate dehydrogenase, with translation MMFADITPDLKAAMPELRGRLEANAPTAPLSWFRTGGPAQVLFTPADEDDLAYFLQRLDSQVPVLVVGLGSNMLIRDGGWEGVVIRLGKGFAEVTVEADCRIRAGAAAPDVKVARAAAEAGIAGLSFLRGIPGTIGGALRMNGGAYGGEVRDCLHYASALTRTGEAIAFLNEQMGFTYRHSKVPDDVIFTEAVFKGRPGNPDDILAEMNAITEARSSTQPVNTRTGGSTFKNPPGRKAWELVDAAGCRGLRIGDAQVSEMHCNFLINHGSASAADIENLGEEVRRRVRDMSGVELEWEIKRVGLGRA
- a CDS encoding D-alanine--D-alanine ligase, with translation MAKHVAVLYGGWSAEREVSLATGRACCKALEGQGYRVTPIDVQPDIATVLQATAPDVVFNALHGRVGEDGTIQGLLEILRIPYTHSGVLASALAMQKDKAKVIMAAAGVPVPKGIVVNRLEAAKNHVLPAPYVIKPVSEGSSVGVIIVREDRSHPPQELHREDWAFGEKVLVESYVAGRELTCAVMGDWPLGVIDIRPATGVFYDYDAKYVKGGSIHVLPAEIKPNIYQKVQELALTAHQALGCRGISRADLRYDDTPGGTGELVVLEVNTQPGMTETSLVPEIAAHAGYTFGELVQWMVEDATCNR
- a CDS encoding cell division protein FtsQ/DivIB, with the translated sequence MDGGGRYLQSMTAYPAGVVATRAASSRQPSRIKKIFGSSQSVRRRRAGAPLEKRIPRFLGTWLTLGFLSGVVTLGLWQGGHLDTFIREHGQPHHALARALGLGLESITISGISQMRETEVLAAGGLNSKLALVFLDVNELRERLERVPMIESATVRKLYPNELVISLTERQPYAIWQNNGELFVIAADGTVIDLMQDERFVNLPFVVGEGANARSKEYFALLDAAGPLKERIRAGTLVAGRRWTLKMDNGMDVRLPEKGAANALARLVKLENEQKILEKDVLAIDLRMADRVVVRLTEEAALARAESLKKKPMRGKGVDT
- the ftsA gene encoding cell division protein FtsA, with the protein product MSLSGHGLTPRLKPLSARKSAILSVLDIGTSKVVCVVAELKPADEVESLRSRTHVARILGIGHQRSAGLKGGVVVDLEAAETSIRQAVHAAERMAKVEIQSVIVNLTGGRLASEHFEAHVPVRGAVNDGDVHRVLDAASSYDLRRGRAILHALPTGFSLDAQNHIVDPAGMIGEQLGVDLHVVTTEAAAARNLMLAVERCHLGVEAVISSPYASGLSALVDDEADMGCAVVDMGAGTTSVGIFSNGHLVHTDAIAVGGHHVTMDIARGLTTRVSAAERLKTLYGSAITSSADDRDMIAVPQVDEDERDVPNHLPKSHLVRIIKPRVEEILELVRDRLKSAGFAAQAGRRVVLTGGASQLVGLPETARRILQGQVRVGRPLGIKGLPEAAKGPAFSAVVGLLVYPQVAHIEYFEPRSSGLFQSTGTDGYFSRVSRWIRDSF